A window from Bombus fervidus isolate BK054 chromosome 12, iyBomFerv1, whole genome shotgun sequence encodes these proteins:
- the LOC139993161 gene encoding uncharacterized protein, producing MSKDTKFFARPKVRFCQPDTGKSITKELKSLTDQNGIKNKPKILSVVRLDKPVKLVKSNEISGNQENKNSKLVDNASNFTLRASASPCSIGTSSSLDKNTIKTENQNPLNDANNSQNIKANIKEANIPKTSIKLPNNDITVSTDSPIAQSESLDKTLKSKNSDKTNGSKKDYTKGRREKENKSTVIKKNIKTVTKKSTDLDILKHKNRLSSAGTGTKKLNATQKTSSSITIKKNLNSKLRDIMPCYKYSKVVRDIIGPKIQPYIGPGVSHSQPDDLAILETDENIHTKPIISGGKLAKPEYNSIMCTINKLNEMKKQKVITDIEHLPASYKNVINGKVSTALDFPLDEAVYKDLVDLSINENQLPSRLTRSKDPEPRQKDVVPILSDFFTPVSTEEYCTPVSIKPRIPEIVDSWNAFRISDQISEWKHILNHV from the exons atgtcTAAGGATACGAAATTTTTTGCGAGACCAAAAGTAAGATTTTGTCAACCGGATACCGGTAAATCGATaacaaaagaattaaaaagctTGACTGATCAAAATGGTATTAAGAATAAGCCGAAAATCCTAAGTGTTGTAAGACTAGATAAACCTGTTAAATTAGtgaaatcgaatgaaataTCTGGTAatcaggaaaataaaaattcaaagcttGTTGATAATGCATCAAACTTCACATTACGTGCTAGTGCATCTCCTTGTTCAATTGGAACCTCGTCCTCTTTGGATAAAAATACTATCAAAACAGAAAATCAGAATCCTTTAAATGATGCTAACAACAGTCAGAATATTAAAGCAAATATTAAAGAAGCTAATATTCCCAAAACTTCTATTAAACTTCCAAACAATGACATAACAGTTTCTACAGATTCTCCCATTGCACAAAGTGAAAGTTTAGACAAGACACTTAAATCAAAAAATTCTGACAAAACTAATGGTTCAAAGAAAGATTACACTAAAggtagaagagaaaaagaaaataaatcaacAGTTatcaaaaaaaatattaaaactgtAACTAAAAAATCCACAGATTTAGACATTTTAAAACATAAGAATCGACTTTCTTCTGCTGGCACTGGTACAAAAAAGTTAAATGCCACACAGAAGACATCTAGTtcaattacaataaaaaagaatttaaattcaaaactTCGTGATATTATGCcatgttataaatatagtaaAGTTGTAAGAGATATAATTGGTCCTAAAATACAGCCATACATAGGTCCAGGAGTATCACACAGTCAGCCAGATGATTTAGCAATTTTAGAAACAGATGAAAACATTCATACAAAGCCAATTATTTCTGGAGGAAAATTGGCAAAACCagaatataattctattatgtgtacaattaataaattaaatgaaatgaagaaacaaaaagttATAACTGATATTGAACATTTACCAGcttcatataaaaatgttataaatggAAAG GTTTCTACTGCTTTAGATTTCCCTCTAGATGAAGCAGTTTACAAAGATTTGGTAGACTTATctataaatgaaaatcaatTGCCAAGCAGATTAACTCGTAGTAAAGATCCAGAGCCAAGACAGAAAGATGTTGTGCCAATACTCTCTGACTTTTTTACACCTGTATCTACTGAGGAATATTGTACTCCTGTTTCTATAAAACCACGAATTCCAGAAATTGTAgacagttggaatgcctttagAATAAGTGATCAAATAAGTGAATGGAAACACATTTTAAATCATGTATAA
- the Rpii18 gene encoding RNA polymerase II subunit RpII18, with the protein MADDDFDGDEVADDFDDVDDDDNIELEPQEEDGENIELLAAGEATGGVQRSKRITTRYMTKYERARVLGTRALQIAMCAPVMVELEGETDPLQIAMKELKQRKIPIIIRRYLPDNSYEDWGIDELIIIDH; encoded by the exons ATGGCAGATGATGATTTTGATGGAGATGA GGTAGCAGATGATTTTGATGATGTAGATGATGATGATAACATTGAACTAGAACCTCAAGAAGAAGATggagaaaatatagaattattagcAGCTGGTGAAGCTACTGGTGGAGTGCAAAGGTCCAAAAGAATTACAACAAGATATATGACAAA ATATGAAAGGGCAAGAGTATTAGGGACAAGAGCATTGCAAATAGCTATGTGTGCTCCTGTGATGGTTGAGTTGGAAGGAGAAACTGATCCACTGCAAATTGCAATGAAAGAactaaaacaaagaaaaattccaattataaTTAGACGTTATTTACCTGACAATAGTTATGAAGATTGGGGTATAGACGAATTAATCATAATAGATCACTAA
- the LOC139993159 gene encoding activating signal cointegrator 1 complex subunit 2 has protein sequence MEPYENPDFLPVENLKLTIKTNGIVQKVDALSKIWASDHYFLHYEPPDIYNDDGSEILGAKLRWIEIVNYMINDLKWLLSLPFYRFWSNIVFNTSVLDTLVSFLQDAPPFYALENFPNCPEMLELLETLSHYVLIIFSRLVTNKESPKEYMNRPFLGNLLYDKYIFTVPIIFDLCQLYGRENAKIMERILNSLFTLEPQYNNDLQRTVPCLIEAFENVERKFGSDSIHTNEAVSLSKQDTNSSKLTLFQLEDMILYVLDISSTVGVFLINYSPAVSIFHTVDFMNKLVSVYESTIPEMYKMLKNLAYNDENMPKYIELKHRLDVIRIEILKLFRIIIYEPILTIQENLNTINEAEVKERVDEYLNLLTLAISEKEFITDYDQFYPVKLDLTILSNICPDADTIKYNYIVKSVNTIIGRPNVPDTSFSSNVNEPVAVAGPSGILSQTTISENIKPSNEKRTVAKNSIELAVLISDVKDILNHLDEGFIEASLEYYNYDSAAVVHAVLEDSLPPELKELMKLGPSQMPSALPTYTETSVKDIASGIERLDINMLDNLKGDDMYVKKSKEIIDIPKDYITKNYSLVEDVYDDEYDDTYDNSDIRGTQDGSTEADLRPFTIPRVLREKQKVETDEVETESEDEDVRNDQNEKDCFIQNPEEVRARAEQQRQMRSGRGAPNVIGNPKGQGQEKAVLYNRQQKNTKKAERANHNRRSGAQWKRNQGMVPS, from the exons ATGGAACCTTATGAG AATCCTGATTTTCTGCcagtagaaaatttaaaactaacAATTAAAACCAATGGTATTGTCCAAAAGGTTGATGCTTTG AGTAAAATATGGGCAAGTGACCactattttttacattatgaACCTCCTGACATATATAATGATGATGGTTCTGAAATTTTGGGAGCAAAACTACGATGGATAGAAATTGTCAATTATATGATCAATGATTTAAAATGGTTACTCAGCCTTCCATTTTATAG aTTTTGGTCAAATATTGTGTTTAATACTTCAGTATTAGATACATTGGTATCTTTTCTACAAGATGCACCACCATTCTATGctttagaaaattttccaaattgcCCAGAAATGTTGGAACTTCTAGAAACACTAAGTCACTATgtacttataattttttcacgACTTGTCACAAATAAAGAAAGTCCTAAAGAATATATGAACCGTCCATTTcttggaaatttattatatgataaatacatatttacggTACCCATCATCTTTGATCTTTGCCAACTTTATGGTCgagaaaatgcaaaaataatgGAAAGGATCTTAAACTCTTTATTTACACTAGAACCGCAATATAATAATGATCTTCAGAGAACTGTTCCTTGTCTTATAGAG GcctttgaaaatgttgaaagaaaatttggtAGTGATTCTATACATACCAATGAAGCAGTTTCATTGTCAAAGCAGGATACTAATTCCTCGAAGCTTACATTATTCCAGTTGGAAGATATGATATTATATGTTCTAGATATATCATCAACTGTTGgtgtgtttttaataaattattctccaGCAGTGAGTATATTTCACACAGTGGATTTTATGAATAA ACTTGTTTCAGTATATGAAAGCACAATACCTGAGatgtataaaatgttaaagaacttagcatataacgatgaaaatatgccaaaatatatagaattaaagcATCGTCTGGATGTAATAAGGATTGAAATTTTGAAGCtttttcgtattattatatatgaacCAATATTGACTATTCAAGAAAATTT aaatacgataaacGAAGCAGAGGTAAAGGAACGAGTGGACGAATATCTTAATTTATTAACCTTAGCAATTtctgaaaaagaatttattacagATTATGATCAGTTTTATCCTGTTAAATTAGATTTGACTATATTATCGAATATTTGTCCTGATGC tgatacaataaaatataattatattgtgaAATCAGTCAATACAATTATTGGAAGACCCAATGTTCCAGATACTAGCTTTTCTAGTAACGTAAAT GAACCTGTAGCTGTAGCTGGACCTAGTGGTATTTTAAGTCAGACAACTATATCTGAAAACATAAAACCTTCAAATGAGAAACGAACTGTGGCAAAGAATTCTATTGAATTGGCTGTTCTTATTTCTGAtgttaaagatattttaaatcatCTAGATGAAGGTTTTATTGag GCAAGTTTGGAGTATTACAATTATGATAGTGCAGCTGTGGTACATGCCGTACTAGAAGATTCATTACCACcagaattaaaagaattgaTGAAATTAGGGCCATCGCAAATGCCTAGTGCATTACCAACCTATACA GAAACTTCAGTTAAGGATATAGCTAGTGGTATTGAAAGACTGGATATTAATATGCTTGATAATTTAAAGGGTGATGATATGTATGTTAAAAAATCTAAAGAAATCATAGATATACCTAAAGATTACATAACTAAAAA TTACAGTCTCGTCGAAGATGTATACGATGACGAGTATGATGATACTTATGATAATAGCGACATACGTGGTACACAGGATGGTTCGACTGAAGCAGATTTAAGGCCTTTTACTATACCTAGa GTTCTTCGCGAGAAACAAAAGGTTGAAACTGATGAAGTTGAAACGGAGTCAGAAGATGAAGATGTAAGGAATGACCAAAATGAGAAAGACTGCTTTATACAAAATCCAGAAGAGGTACGCGCTAGAGCAGAACAACAAAGGCAAATGCGAAGTGGAAGAGGTGCACCAAATGTAATAG GTAATCCTAAAGGTCAAGGGCAAGAGAAAGCTGTATTATACAATAGACAGCAAAAGAACACCAAGAAGGCGGAACGCGCTAATCACAATCGTCGTTCTGGTGCCCAGTGGAAACGAAATCAAGGAATGGTTCCATCATAA
- the LOC139993162 gene encoding bridging integrator 3 homolog, which translates to MTWNPLKKNHLTQRPTPAPPLLTHSEDRELDIAVQRLIYVEDTIRKLTKEMKKYIEAVVNLDRADQRLTLNLTTCGLAHLNDEFRKVVENYHSVTTQIGKTVQEMAALCQKTFIEPLKKLRDEFILIAAAIAKREELVTTWKYSYNRVKKLQEKKDRTAHHIAKLERERRTEEAAAKDLKTVHAQLLVELPMFLDKRLEYIKPSIHALIMIQLDYYGSATHLFTHLMPVPNTSGSPSSAMVPEDEYQQAVTNQMNRIRALTIVKDH; encoded by the exons ATGACGTG GAATCCTTTGAAGAAAAATCATTTGACACAGAGGCCTACACCAGCACCACCTCTATTAACTCATTCAGAAGACAGAGAATTAGATATTGCAGTTCAAAGACTTATtta CGTTGAAGATACAATTAGGAAATTaacaaaagaaatgaaaaaatatatagaagctGTGGTAAATTTAGATCGAGCAGACCAAAGGTTGACATTAAATCTAACAACTTGTGGTTTAGCACATCTCAATGATGAATTCAGAAAAGTAGTGGAAAATTACCATTCAGTAACAACACAG ATTGGAAAAACAGTGCAAGAAATGGCAGCTCTCTGTCAGAAAACTTTCATTGaaccattaaaaaaattacgaGATGAATTCATTCTAATAGCCGCAGCAATTGCCAAGCGTGAGGAACTGGTGACAACTTGGAAATACTCTTATAATCGTGTCAAAAAATTGCAAGAGAAAAAAGACAGAACTGCTCATCATATCGCAAAGTTAGAAAGAGAACGCAGGACAGAAGAAGCAGCTGCTAAGGACTTGAAGACTGTACATGCTCAATTACTTGTAGAACTACCAATGTTTTTAGACAAGAGATTGGAATATATTAAACCTAGCATACATGCTTTAATCATGATACAATTAGATTACTATGGGAGTGCAACTCATTTATTTACACATTTAATGCCAGTACCAAACACTTCAGGATCGCCATCCAGCGCTATGGTACCTGAAGACGAATACCAACAAGCAGTGACTAATCAAATGAATAGAATAAGAGCTCTTACAATAGTTAAAGATCATTAa